TGAAAAAGTTCTCGGGCTGGAGGGGAATGTTGCGGTGAAGCAGATTGCTGAGAAAGAAGCCTTGGTCATAAATGTGTCATCGGCGGTTTCTAGCGGGGTGGTGGCCAAAAGGTCGTCTAACAGGATTGAAATTGTTTTGTCCCGTCCTCTCGTGGCGGAGCCTGGAAGCAAAGCAGCTATCTCTAGGAAAGTGGGCGCGGGCTGGAGGCTCATCGGATACGGCATCATATCGGGGAGCTAGGTGAAGGTGCTGGTCGACTCGAGTTTTTTTGTTGTTCTGTGCAGAGCGGGGAGTGGATTACCTTTCGGTTCTCGAGAACAAGCTTGGGGAAAGGCTTGAGCTCGTCGTCCCATCATCTGTTGTGGAGGAGCTGCGTAGGCTAGCGGCTAAAGGTGGGGGGAAATCTATGCTTGCGAGGGTTGCGCTGGAGATTTTGAAGGATGCGGAGCAGCTGCCGGGGAAGGTGGGTGAAAACGTGGATGACGTCCTGCTCCAGCTGGGCCGTGAAACAGGATACCCGGTGTTGACGGTGGATGCTCGGCTGATGCGGAGGCTTGCGGCCAGAAACCTCGAGTATCTCGGGATATCTGCGGCTGGAAAGCCGATAGTTAGGCTTAAATTCCGTTGATATAGGCTCATTACATAACTGCAGATAGGTGATAGGGTGTATTATCTTGTTCATGCTGGTTGAGGTTTCGGAGATTGTTGGAATTCCCCCGGCGGACTTCGGCAAGCCGCTTGAGAAAGTTGTCCTCAACGAGTTGAGAAAACGTTACGAGGGGGCTGTGGATGAGGAGCTGGGATACATCATCATGGTCATCGACGCCAAAGTGGATAAGGTGGGGAGAATACTTCCCCGCGACGGCTCCACATACCATAGAAGCACATTCACCCTCCTCACATACATGCCGCTGCTCAACGAAGTTGTGTTGGGAGAGGTTGTTGAGATAACAGATTTCGGCTGCTTCGTGAGAATAGGGCCTATCGACGGCTTAATACACATATCACAGATAATGGATGATTACATCACATACGATGAGAAGAACAACATGTTGGTTGGCAGAAAATCAGGGAGGAAGCTCTTGGTGGGAGACGATGTCAGAGGACGCATTAATGCGGTCTCGCTCGCCGGTGGAGCGGGTGGAAAGGTGTCTCTTGTGACGAGGCAGCCGATGATGGGTTCTTTAAAGTGGATAGAAGAGGATTTGGCTAAGGCGGTGCAGTCAAGTGTCGGCTAAGCCTAGGGCCTGTAGAAACTGCAAAAGAATAGTTGTGGGAAAAACCTGTGATGTATGCGGGTCCTCGAATCTAAGCACCAGCTACTCGGGGCTTGTGATAATACTCGACGTGGAGTCTTCTGAGATTGCGAAGGAGCTTGGGATAAGGAAATCGGGAAGATACGCGGTCAAAGTTGACTAACATCTGGAGCCGTCCCATAGTCTTCACCGAAGACATGAAGAACCGTGTACGCAAACCTTTGGGGGAGCT
The sequence above is drawn from the Candidatus Caldarchaeum subterraneum genome and encodes:
- a CDS encoding DNA-directed RNA polymerase subunit E' encodes the protein MFMLVEVSEIVGIPPADFGKPLEKVVLNELRKRYEGAVDEELGYIIMVIDAKVDKVGRILPRDGSTYHRSTFTLLTYMPLLNEVVLGEVVEITDFGCFVRIGPIDGLIHISQIMDDYITYDEKNNMLVGRKSGRKLLVGDDVRGRINAVSLAGGAGGKVSLVTRQPMMGSLKWIEEDLAKAVQSSVG
- a CDS encoding DNA-directed RNA polymerase subunit E'' — its product is MSAKPRACRNCKRIVVGKTCDVCGSSNLSTSYSGLVIILDVESSEIAKELGIRKSGRYAVKVD